A single genomic interval of Acidobacteriota bacterium harbors:
- a CDS encoding S9 family peptidase, which yields MRTWIRWPVFLTVLAAAGWLPAERRSVQPEDLYRVLEVTDPQVSPDGRHVAVTVTRVTLAENTADSDIWLVPIDGGEPRRLTTGPKADHSPRWSPDGRVIAFVSDRDGVADLWLIAADGGEARRLTHSKADIRSPLWLPDGRGLVCTVRKVPEGQAGTENPFGAELPQCTARTIDRLLYRQWDTWLGDARSHVFHVELAGGTMRDLTPGDFDTPPVSLASRHDFDLSPEGAELCFVRVTAPEPALSTNLDLYRVSLAGGDPERLTPNPALDKQPRYSPDGRHLAYVAMAQPGYESDTERLVVMDRRSGERRVLTAALDRSVVEFAWHPDSSRLFFTTRDEGRTGICTVDLATGRVERLAHAGTVTALRVTPDGRRLVFVRSHAHQPGELYTMPAAGGEARPLTAFNRELLQEVELSALEDFWFTGADGARVHGFLLRPPRFDPDRKYPVVMVIHGGPQGMWADEFLMDWFTHSLITAPGYVGVFINPRGSEGYGARFREEVSRDYGGRCYQDLMAGLDHVLASYPFVDTGRQAAVGGSFGGYSVNWIMGHTTRFKCLVSHAGLYNLAAFYGATEELWYPAWDMGETPWTMPELYERWSPHMRAAAFATPTLVTHGEIDFRVPVTEGLSLFTTLRVKGVPARLLYFPDEGHVIEKPQNNVCWWKEIHRWLGDYLK from the coding sequence ATGCGCACGTGGATTCGATGGCCCGTTTTCCTGACTGTCCTGGCCGCCGCCGGCTGGCTGCCGGCCGAGCGACGGAGCGTTCAGCCCGAAGACCTGTACCGCGTTCTCGAGGTGACCGATCCGCAAGTGTCGCCCGACGGCCGCCACGTGGCCGTCACCGTCACCCGCGTGACGCTGGCCGAGAACACCGCCGACAGCGACATCTGGCTTGTGCCCATCGACGGCGGCGAGCCGCGCCGGCTGACCACCGGGCCGAAGGCGGATCACTCCCCCCGCTGGTCTCCCGACGGCCGGGTCATCGCCTTCGTCTCGGACCGGGACGGCGTCGCGGACCTCTGGCTCATTGCCGCCGACGGCGGCGAGGCCCGCCGGTTGACCCATTCCAAGGCCGACATCCGGTCGCCGCTCTGGCTTCCCGACGGCCGCGGGCTGGTGTGCACGGTGCGCAAAGTGCCGGAGGGGCAGGCGGGGACGGAGAATCCTTTCGGGGCGGAACTGCCCCAGTGCACCGCCCGCACCATCGACCGGCTGCTGTACCGGCAGTGGGACACCTGGCTCGGCGATGCCCGCAGCCACGTCTTCCATGTGGAGCTGGCCGGCGGCACGATGCGCGACCTCACCCCCGGCGACTTCGACACACCGCCCGTCTCCCTGGCCAGCCGGCACGACTTCGATCTCTCCCCCGAGGGCGCCGAGCTGTGTTTTGTCCGCGTCACCGCGCCGGAGCCGGCGCTGAGCACAAACCTCGACCTGTACCGCGTTTCCCTGGCCGGCGGCGATCCGGAACGCCTCACACCGAACCCGGCTCTGGACAAACAGCCGCGCTACTCGCCGGACGGACGCCACCTGGCGTACGTCGCCATGGCCCAGCCCGGCTATGAGTCGGACACCGAACGCCTCGTCGTCATGGACCGTCGGAGCGGCGAGCGCCGCGTCCTCACCGCCGCCCTGGACCGCTCCGTCGTCGAATTCGCCTGGCACCCCGACAGCAGCCGCCTGTTCTTCACCACGCGGGACGAGGGTCGCACCGGCATCTGTACCGTCGACCTTGCCACCGGCCGGGTGGAGCGGCTGGCCCATGCGGGCACCGTCACCGCACTGCGGGTGACCCCCGACGGCCGTCGTCTGGTGTTCGTCCGCTCCCACGCGCACCAGCCCGGCGAGTTGTACACGATGCCCGCCGCCGGCGGAGAGGCCCGACCGCTGACCGCCTTCAACCGCGAACTGCTCCAGGAGGTGGAACTCTCCGCGCTGGAAGATTTCTGGTTCACCGGCGCCGACGGAGCGCGGGTGCACGGCTTCCTGCTCCGGCCGCCCCGGTTCGATCCCGACCGGAAATACCCGGTGGTGATGGTCATTCACGGCGGTCCCCAGGGCATGTGGGCCGACGAATTCCTCATGGACTGGTTCACCCACTCGCTCATCACCGCGCCCGGCTATGTCGGGGTGTTCATCAATCCCCGCGGCAGCGAGGGGTACGGCGCCCGGTTCCGCGAGGAGGTCAGCCGCGACTACGGCGGCCGCTGTTACCAGGATCTGATGGCCGGCCTGGACCATGTGCTCGCCAGCTACCCGTTCGTCGACACCGGCCGCCAGGCCGCCGTCGGCGGCTCGTTCGGCGGCTACTCGGTGAACTGGATCATGGGGCACACCACCCGCTTCAAGTGCCTGGTGAGCCACGCCGGCCTCTACAACCTGGCCGCCTTCTACGGCGCCACCGAAGAGCTGTGGTACCCCGCCTGGGACATGGGCGAGACGCCGTGGACCATGCCCGAGCTGTACGAGCGGTGGTCCCCCCACATGCGGGCGGCGGCGTTCGCCACCCCCACCCTGGTGACCCACGGCGAGATCGATTTCCGCGTCCCCGTGACCGAGGGGCTGTCGCTGTTCACCACCCTCCGGGTCAAGGGCGTGCCGGCCCGGTTGCTCTACTTCCCCGACGAGGGACACGTCATCGAGAAACCCCAGAACAACGTCTGCTGGTGGAAGGAGATCCATCGCTGGCTGGGGGATTACCTGAAATGA
- a CDS encoding GGDEF domain-containing protein, protein MRIGMHHLARLPRWLNLGITLALVGIIGYTDYITGVELSFSVFFLVPISLITLQDRGSGYVIALLSAAVWLVNDLISGTVYTHPLIPYWNATVRLIYFLLHATLLSILTTMLRHERSLARQDPLTTAANWRHFEETAELELQRARQSGQPITLAYLDLDNFKQVNDTLGHAVGDELLQNVVRTLRRATRQQDVIARLGGDEFALLLPGIGSDGIQPVLQRVCRSLHGMFAALKTVAVTASIGAVTFTRIPPTLEEMVQEADNLMYTVKSSGKNQCRHSVWPDPAARASAIPPDGAAADHPKL, encoded by the coding sequence ATGAGAATCGGAATGCATCATCTGGCCCGGCTTCCCCGGTGGCTCAACCTGGGCATCACGCTGGCCCTCGTCGGGATCATCGGCTATACCGACTACATCACCGGCGTCGAGCTCTCGTTTTCGGTATTCTTTCTGGTGCCCATTTCCCTGATCACCCTGCAAGACCGGGGCAGCGGATATGTTATTGCCCTGCTCAGCGCGGCGGTCTGGCTGGTCAACGACCTGATCTCCGGAACGGTATACACCCATCCGCTGATCCCATACTGGAACGCCACGGTCCGGCTGATCTATTTCCTGCTCCATGCCACCCTGCTCTCGATCCTGACCACCATGCTGCGGCATGAACGCAGCCTCGCTCGTCAAGACCCGTTGACCACGGCGGCCAACTGGCGTCACTTCGAGGAAACGGCCGAGTTGGAGCTGCAGCGGGCCCGTCAGTCCGGCCAACCCATCACCCTGGCCTATCTCGATCTCGACAACTTCAAGCAGGTCAATGACACGCTGGGTCACGCGGTGGGCGATGAACTGCTGCAGAACGTCGTCCGCACCCTGCGGCGAGCCACGCGCCAGCAGGATGTGATCGCCCGACTGGGCGGCGACGAGTTTGCGCTGTTGCTCCCCGGCATCGGCAGCGACGGGATCCAGCCCGTCCTCCAGCGGGTCTGCCGGTCGCTCCATGGAATGTTTGCTGCCTTGAAAACCGTTGCCGTAACCGCCAGCATCGGCGCGGTCACCTTCACCCGGATTCCCCCGACGCTGGAAGAGATGGTTCAAGAGGCTGACAACCTGATGTACACAGTTAAAAGTAGCGGCAAGAACCAATGTCGCCATTCGGTCTGGCCCGATCCGGCGGCCAGGGCTTCGGCGATCCCGCCGGATGGCGCTGCGGCCGATCATCCAAAACTGTGA